Proteins encoded in a region of the Streptomyces sp. NBC_00513 genome:
- the eccCa gene encoding type VII secretion protein EccCa produces MSQIVVKRPPRALPPEVPSEELRLEAPPELPRGQQEGMLMQLLPMLGMGSSVVFFFMPGAAPFMRIMGVLMLVSTVGMVIAQLVRHRRGTQGQMADVRRDYMKYLAQTRRQVRRTARAQRDAQLYLHPAPEQLWSVVAEGSRLWERRVGDADFGQARLGLGAQRLATALVAPDTAPVDELEPLTAGAMQRFLKVHSSLDGLPVAVSIRAFYHVTVSGETESARGTARALVAQLATLHSPEDLMVAVVAAPGAVPSWDWTKWLPHTQVPGQVDGAGTKRLFGDDLGELEGLLASRLEGRPRFSREVSPVLDQPHLVVVLDGGIVPPDSVFAAVEGLQGVTVVEVVAGELDEPRGGLSVVVRPGRLRLESGAGVAYEGVPDTLSLPAAEALARQLAPLRTGGGDEDEPLLANLDFTDLLNLGDAASIDVSRTWRPRSAGERLRVPIGVGEDGSPVMLDLKEAAQEGMGPHGLCVGATGSGKSELLRTLVLGLAVTHTSETLNFVLADFKGGATFTGMGQMPHVAAVITNLADDLTLVDRMGDSIRGELQRRQELLRSAGNYANVHDYEKARAAGAPLEPLASLVLVIDEFSELLTAKPDFIDMFIQIGRIGRSLGVHLLLASQRLEEGKLRGLDTYLSYRVGLRTFSAAESRTALGVPDAYHLPSVPGSGYLKFGTDEMTRFKAAYVSGTYRSGGPDLSVGLFPLERRPVRFTAAPVPVVYAAPDPAYLAAQAAAQGDDALADTVLDVIVGRLEGQGVPAHQVWLPPLDQAPPLDQLLPALAPSAERGLHAQGYTRPGGLVVPLGLIDKPFEQRREVLYRDFSGAAGHMMVVGGPQSGKSTLMRTLISSFALTHTPREVQFYGLDFGGGSLSSVAELPHVGGIASRLDPERVRRAVAEVAGILDRREEFFRANGIDSMGTYRRRRAAGELPGEAWGDVFLIVDGWGGFRTEYEGLEPVVTDIAARGLGYGIHVVVTAARYMEVRSALKDQMLSRLELRLGDVMDSEFDRRVAANVPTGMPGRGQVPEKLHFLGALPRIDGSHTAQDLSDATAAFVAAVKGAWTGASAPGVRLLPRLLHADQLPKGGEYPSRGISIGIGETDLEPVFVDFETDPFFLVFGESESGKTNLLRLIARQIADRYTPDQAKLVVGDYRRGLLGALPEEHLLEYAPMASSLQMHMEALGGVFSRRQPPDDVTPQQLRDRSWWTGPDVFIIIDDYDLVATSQGNPLAALVEFLPFARDTGVRFIVARNSAGASRSLYEPFMQRIKELGAQGVVLSGDPSEGDLIGSVRPRPMPPGRGYYSSRKRGTSLVQIGRLPNSAP; encoded by the coding sequence GCAGGAGGGCATGCTGATGCAGCTCCTGCCGATGCTCGGCATGGGTTCGTCGGTCGTCTTCTTCTTCATGCCGGGCGCGGCGCCGTTCATGCGGATCATGGGCGTGCTGATGCTGGTGTCGACCGTGGGCATGGTGATCGCCCAGCTGGTGCGTCATCGGCGCGGTACGCAGGGGCAAATGGCCGACGTGCGCCGGGACTACATGAAGTACCTGGCGCAGACCCGGCGGCAGGTGCGCAGGACGGCGCGGGCGCAGCGCGACGCGCAGTTGTATCTGCACCCGGCCCCGGAGCAGTTGTGGTCGGTGGTGGCCGAGGGGTCGCGGCTGTGGGAACGGCGGGTCGGGGACGCGGACTTCGGGCAGGCGCGGCTGGGCTTGGGCGCGCAGCGGTTGGCGACCGCGTTGGTGGCTCCGGACACGGCGCCGGTGGACGAGCTGGAGCCGCTGACGGCGGGCGCGATGCAGCGGTTCCTGAAGGTGCACTCCTCGTTGGACGGGCTGCCGGTGGCGGTGTCGATCCGGGCGTTCTACCACGTGACGGTGTCCGGGGAGACGGAGTCGGCGCGCGGGACGGCGCGGGCGTTGGTGGCGCAACTGGCGACGTTGCACTCCCCCGAGGACCTGATGGTGGCCGTGGTGGCCGCGCCGGGTGCGGTGCCCTCGTGGGACTGGACGAAGTGGTTGCCGCACACGCAGGTGCCCGGTCAGGTGGACGGGGCCGGCACGAAGCGGCTGTTCGGTGACGACCTGGGTGAGCTGGAGGGGTTGTTGGCGTCGCGGCTGGAGGGGCGGCCGCGCTTCAGCCGGGAGGTCTCCCCCGTGTTGGACCAGCCGCACCTGGTGGTCGTGCTGGACGGGGGGATCGTGCCCCCGGATTCGGTGTTCGCGGCGGTGGAGGGCCTCCAGGGGGTCACCGTCGTCGAGGTGGTCGCGGGCGAGCTCGACGAGCCGCGCGGCGGCTTGTCCGTGGTGGTGCGGCCGGGTCGGTTGCGGCTGGAGTCGGGCGCCGGCGTCGCCTACGAGGGGGTGCCGGACACCCTGTCGTTGCCGGCGGCGGAGGCTCTGGCCCGACAGTTGGCGCCGCTGCGCACGGGTGGCGGTGACGAGGACGAGCCCTTGTTGGCGAATCTGGACTTCACGGATCTGCTGAACCTGGGTGACGCGGCCTCGATCGACGTGTCGCGGACGTGGCGGCCCCGGTCGGCCGGTGAGCGGTTGCGCGTGCCGATCGGCGTGGGCGAGGACGGCTCCCCGGTGATGCTGGACCTCAAGGAGGCCGCCCAGGAGGGCATGGGTCCGCACGGTCTGTGCGTGGGTGCGACCGGTTCCGGGAAGTCGGAGCTGCTGCGGACGCTGGTGTTGGGTCTGGCGGTCACGCACACCTCGGAGACGTTGAACTTCGTCCTCGCGGACTTCAAGGGTGGTGCGACGTTCACGGGCATGGGGCAGATGCCGCACGTGGCGGCGGTGATCACCAACCTGGCGGACGACCTGACGCTCGTGGACCGCATGGGCGACTCGATCCGCGGCGAGTTGCAGCGCCGGCAGGAGCTGCTGCGGTCGGCGGGCAACTACGCGAACGTCCACGACTACGAGAAGGCGCGGGCGGCCGGCGCGCCGCTGGAGCCGTTGGCCTCGCTGGTGTTGGTCATCGACGAGTTCTCCGAACTGCTGACGGCGAAGCCCGACTTCATCGACATGTTCATCCAGATCGGTCGCATCGGGCGTTCGCTGGGCGTGCACCTGTTGCTGGCGTCGCAGCGGCTCGAGGAGGGGAAGCTGCGCGGGCTGGACACGTACCTCTCGTACCGGGTGGGTCTGCGGACGTTCTCGGCGGCCGAGTCGCGGACCGCGCTCGGGGTGCCCGACGCCTACCACCTGCCGTCGGTGCCGGGTTCGGGGTACCTGAAGTTCGGTACGGACGAGATGACCCGCTTCAAGGCGGCGTACGTGTCGGGCACCTACCGTTCGGGCGGGCCCGACCTGTCGGTGGGGCTGTTCCCGTTGGAGCGGCGGCCCGTGCGCTTCACGGCGGCGCCGGTGCCGGTGGTGTACGCGGCGCCGGACCCGGCGTACCTGGCGGCGCAGGCGGCCGCGCAGGGGGACGACGCCCTGGCGGACACCGTGCTGGACGTGATCGTGGGCCGGCTGGAGGGTCAGGGCGTGCCGGCGCACCAGGTGTGGCTGCCGCCGCTCGACCAGGCACCGCCGCTGGACCAGTTGCTGCCGGCCCTGGCCCCGTCGGCGGAGCGCGGGTTGCACGCGCAGGGGTACACGCGGCCCGGCGGGCTCGTCGTGCCGCTCGGCCTGATCGACAAGCCGTTCGAGCAGCGGCGTGAGGTGTTGTACCGGGACTTCTCCGGTGCGGCGGGTCACATGATGGTGGTGGGCGGTCCGCAGTCGGGCAAGTCGACGCTGATGCGGACGTTGATCTCCTCGTTCGCGTTGACGCACACCCCGCGCGAGGTGCAGTTCTACGGTCTGGACTTCGGCGGCGGCAGCCTCTCGTCGGTCGCGGAGCTGCCGCACGTGGGTGGGATCGCCTCGCGGCTCGATCCGGAGCGGGTGCGCCGGGCGGTCGCGGAGGTCGCGGGCATCCTCGATCGGCGCGAGGAGTTCTTCCGCGCCAACGGCATCGACTCGATGGGCACCTACCGTCGGCGGCGCGCGGCGGGCGAGCTGCCCGGCGAGGCGTGGGGCGACGTGTTCCTGATCGTCGACGGGTGGGGCGGCTTCCGAACCGAGTACGAGGGCCTGGAGCCGGTCGTCACGGACATCGCCGCTCGCGGCCTGGGGTACGGGATCCACGTGGTGGTGACGGCCGCGCGCTACATGGAGGTGCGGTCCGCGCTGAAGGACCAGATGTTGAGTCGGCTGGAACTGCGGCTCGGCGACGTCATGGACTCCGAGTTCGACCGGCGGGTCGCCGCGAACGTCCCCACGGGGATGCCGGGTCGCGGTCAGGTGCCGGAGAAGCTGCACTTCCTCGGCGCGCTGCCGCGGATCGACGGTTCGCACACCGCGCAGGACCTGTCGGACGCCACGGCGGCGTTCGTGGCGGCGGTGAAGGGGGCGTGGACGGGGGCCTCGGCTCCGGGCGTGCGGCTGCTGCCGCGGCTGCTCCACGCCGATCAGCTGCCCAAGGGCGGGGAGTACCCCTCGCGCGGGATCTCGATCGGCATCGGGGAGACGGACCTGGAGCCGGTGTTCGTCGACTTCGAGACCGATCCGTTCTTCCTGGTCTTCGGCGAGAGCGAGTCGGGCAAGACGAACCTGCTGCGGCTCATCGCCCGGCAGATCGCCGACCGGTACACCCCCGACCAGGCCAAGCTGGTGGTCGGCGACTACCGGCGGGGGCTGCTCGGGGCGCTCCCGGAGGAGCACCTGTTGGAGTACGCGCCGATGGCGAGTTCCCTCCAGATGCACATGGAGGCGCTGGGCGGGGTGTTCTCCCGGCGGCAGCCGCCCGACGACGTGACCCCGCAGCAGTTGCGGGACCGCAGTTGGTGGACGGGCCCGGACGTCTTCATCATCATCGACGACTACGACCTGGTCGCGACGAGTCAGGGCAATCCGCTGGCCGCGCTGGTGGAGTTCCTGCCCTTCGCCCGGGACACGGGCGTCCGCTTCATCGTCGCCCGGAACTCGGCGGGGGCCTCGCGTTCCCTGTACGAGCCCTTCATGCAGCGGATCAAGGAGCTGGGGGCGCAGGGCGTGGTGCTGTCGGGTGATCCTTCCGAGGGCGACCTGATCGGCAGTGTCCGGCCGCGTCCGATGCCACCGGGCCGGGGCTACTACTCCTCGCGCAAGCGGGGCACGTCGTTGGTGCAGATCGGGCGGTTGCCGAACTCCGCGCCGTGA